The Candidatus Krumholzibacteriia bacterium DNA window CTGCAACCACAAGGGGAAATCGAGGAAGCGGATGCCGGGACAGCTCTTCAGGCGGTCCATGAGCTGCCGGTCGTAGAGAATGATCTCGCCGTAGGTCATCCCCTTGGACCAGGGAATGCCGATCTGGGTGAAGGCCTCGAGCGACAAGGGCCGGCGGGCGTGGATGCGGAAGTTGACCCGCCGGTCGAAAATGTACTGCGCATCGGCGAGCTTCTCGTGTCCTGGGCGGCCGCGGATCGGCGGCACCGGGCTGTGGGCGATGTGCGCATCCGTCAAGCCGTAGCGCTCGATGGCGACGGGGAAGTGGGCGTAATACGCCAGGCTCGCTTGACCCCCTTGCACCATGAGAACCGCTCCGGTGCCGGCGAGGCAGCGTTCCAGGGCGCGCGCCTGCGCTCGCAGGTCGTCGAGCCGGTAGTCCGGGTAGTACTGCGGTTCGTCCACGATGGACTTCACGTGCTGCCGGTGGGAGAAATGGACCTGCTTGCGCACGCCGGCGTAGAGCACCAGGCCCACCACGACCGCGGTGCCGGCGAGGCGCCAACTCCGGCGCGGCAGCTGGTGCACCAGAGCCTCGATGGCCAGGAGGAGGAAGGGCGTCGCCGGCAGATAGAAACGGGCGAACATGAAGTCGCCGCCCATGCGGGTCACGGTGTAAATGTTCGCGGCCGCGGCGGCGAGGCCGAGAGCGAGAGCGGGAGCGGCGCCGCCCGCCCGTGGCGCGCCGCCGCGCCGGTGGAGCAGGAGAGCGAGCGCGAGCGGTGCCAGGAGGAGGACGAAGTAGGCGTCGAAATACGTCCGCAGGTAGACCAGGCCCTGCGGCCAGTTGGCCAGGCTGGCGGACTTGGCGTAGTACGGGTTCGGGAGCGGGTAACCATAGTAGAGGAAGCGGAAAGCGAAGAGCGGCAGGGCCAGAGCCGCGAAGAGCAGGCCGAACTCGAGCCAGCCGCGCCCGTGTGCAGGCCGCTGCCAGAGCAAGTAGAGCCCGGCGAAGCCGGCATAGAGCAAGGCGTCGGGGCGCAGCAAGGTGCCGAGTGCCAGGGCCCAGGCGGCGAGGGCGACGCGCCGTGCATGGGTGGAGGCGCAGAGGAACCAGGTGGCGAGAAGCAGCGTGAAGATGTAGGCCGAGGTTTCGAGGCCGCTGCTGGCATAGATACGGGCATCCCCGTGCGCCGCCCAGGCGAGTGCCGCCACCGGCACACCGGCGAGCCCGCCCTTTCCCGGGAAGAGCCGTTGCGACAGCAGGACGAGGAGCGCGAGACAGCCGGCGTAGAAGGGCAGGGGCAGATATTTTCCCAGCAGGTCCGGCGGCAGGTGCAAGGCGCGCCCGAGGGTGAGGAGAATGAACCAGAGGAAGTGGGTGTAACCTTCGCTGCGTTCTCCCGGGTTGTACACCGGTCCGTAGCCGGCGAGGACGTTGTCGCAGTAGCGGAAGGTGATGTAGATGTCGTCGCCGATCCAGGAGCGGAGCGCAGCCCAGACCACGCCCGCCGCGAGCGCCAGGAGCCAGACGATGGCGAGGACACGCGTGGCGCCCCACCGCCCGCCGCGCCCATTCTCTGCTGGGTTCATCCCGTCTCTCACCCCGCTTCACGCCTGCAGTGCAACGTCGAGGTCGTGACTCCGGCCGCTCGCAGGCCTGGGACGCCCAAGATAGCCCAAGCACCGGCTGCCTCGCAGCGCCTCGCGGTCTTCAAGGGGAACGGCAGGGGAGTAGCGGCACGAGGTGGGCCTCTGCAGCGTTGTCGCCGGCCGCCTCGTTGCGCCTCCTGCGCCACAGTGTTAGCCTGAACTCTCTTCACGCCCACAGGGAAGCACCATCGAGGGCTGCGGAGGCAGACGCGAGCATGAATCCGCTGTTGCCGTGGACCTCGCAAAGGGATTGGATCCTGGCCTCGGCGAGCCCGCGGCGCGCCTCCATCCTGCGCATGCTCGGCTTCGAGTTCGAGGTGGAACCGACGAACGCCGAGACGGAGCCCTTGGACGAGCCCGAGCCTCTCGCCCATTCCCGGGCCCAGGCGCGCCGCAAGGCCGTGGCTGGGACACGGGGCCGGCAGCGCGGGACTTGCATCGGCGCCGACACCATCGTCGTCGTCGACGGTGACATCCTGGGTAAACCGGGATCTGCCGAGGAGGCGCTGGCCATGTTGCAGCGCCTGCGCGGGCGCTGGCACCTGGTGCACACGGGCCTGGCGCTGCAGGATGTGGAGAGCGGCCGCGGCGTCGACGGCGTCGAGTCGACGGAGGTGCGCTTCCGCCACTGGGACGACGCGACGCTGCAACGCTACGTGGCGACCGGGGAGTGCGCCGACAAGGCCGGGGCTTACGCCATCCAGGGGTTCGGCGCCATGCTCGTCCAGGAGATCCGCGGCTGCTTCTACAATGTGATGGGTTTCCCGGTGCAGCGCTTCCTCTCCTTGCTGGAGGAGCTGCACGACGTGGAGGTGCGCAGTGGTCGTTGACACCATCCTCTACCGCGACGGCGCCATCGAGATCATCGACCAGACTCGCCTCCCGAGCGAGCACGTGGTGCTGCAGCTGCGCAGCCTGGAGGCGCTCTGCGAGGCCATCCGCATGTTGCGCATCCGCGGCGCCCCGGCGCTCGGCGTCGCCGCGGCGTACGGCTTCCAGCTCGAAGCGGAGCTCTTCCTCGCGGCAGGCGGCAAGGAGGTCGAGGCCTTGCGGGCGCGGCTGCTGGAGGCAGGGGAGAGCCTGGCGCGCACCCGGCCTACGGCGCGCAACCTCTTCGGCGCGGTGGAGCGTCTCGGGCGCGTTGTCGCCGCGCCGGCGACCTCGGCAGCGGAGCTCGCGACTCGCGTCGCCCGCGAGGCCGCGGCGGTGCATGCGGAGGACCGGGCGCTCTGTGAAGCGATCGCCGCGCACGGGGCCGGATTGCTGCCGCAGCGCGCCCGGGTGCTGACGCATTGCAACGCCGGGGCGCTCGCCACCGGGGGCATCGGCACCGCGCTCGGCGTGGTCTACGCAGCGGTGCAGCAGGGGAAGAGCGTCGAGGTCTTCGCCGACGAAACGCGCCCGCTCTTGCAGGGAGCGCGTCTCACCGCCTGGGAGCTGCAGCGCGCCGGCATCCCGGTCACCGTTCTCTGCGACAACGCCGCGCCCTCGCTCCTGGCTTCGGGGCGCATCGACTGCGTCGTCGTCGGTGCCGACCGCATCGCTC harbors:
- the mtnA gene encoding S-methyl-5-thioribose-1-phosphate isomerase; translation: MVVDTILYRDGAIEIIDQTRLPSEHVVLQLRSLEALCEAIRMLRIRGAPALGVAAAYGFQLEAELFLAAGGKEVEALRARLLEAGESLARTRPTARNLFGAVERLGRVVAAPATSAAELATRVAREAAAVHAEDRALCEAIAAHGAGLLPQRARVLTHCNAGALATGGIGTALGVVYAAVQQGKSVEVFADETRPLLQGARLTAWELQRAGIPVTVLCDNAAPSLLASGRIDCVVVGADRIARNGDTANKIGTFGVALAARRCGIPFYVAAPSTTFDLSLASGRDIPIEERAASEVTTGAAGRSTPAGVEAYNPAFDVTPADLITAIVHEGGVVRPPYEESLPASLAELGAAAPRRRG
- a CDS encoding Maf family protein gives rise to the protein MNPLLPWTSQRDWILASASPRRASILRMLGFEFEVEPTNAETEPLDEPEPLAHSRAQARRKAVAGTRGRQRGTCIGADTIVVVDGDILGKPGSAEEALAMLQRLRGRWHLVHTGLALQDVESGRGVDGVESTEVRFRHWDDATLQRYVATGECADKAGAYAIQGFGAMLVQEIRGCFYNVMGFPVQRFLSLLEELHDVEVRSGR